Proteins from one Candidatus Binatus sp. genomic window:
- a CDS encoding aspartate aminotransferase family protein — protein MNNAEIVELTHRHMVDVYGCLPIAFARGHGAYLYDADGNRYLDFFCGLAVTSLGHGNPRVVRAIKEQAEKLTHVSNVFHTEPTARLVERLANRFGEGKVFLGNSGAEANEAAIKLARRWGSNAGGGRFEILATLGSFHGRTLATLSATGQERYHQGFQPLMPGFRLVPFDDLAALDRARRDETVGVMIEPIQGEGGVVVPRADYLKRMRDWCDRNKMLLILDEVQTGVGRTGRFFAYEHAGIKPDIVTLAKALGGGIPIGAMIARAEFASSFTPGSHGSTFGGNPVACAAALAVIDALEQDGVLDNASSVGGYMLERLGKFARSCDRIVEVRGLGMIIGVVLKHDTRPIVEECVKQRLLVNGTAGNVLRLLPPLNLTREEADAGLAIIENAFKRAPIPK, from the coding sequence ATGAACAATGCTGAGATAGTTGAGCTCACGCATCGGCACATGGTCGATGTTTACGGATGCCTTCCGATCGCGTTCGCACGCGGGCATGGCGCCTATCTGTATGACGCCGACGGCAACCGTTATCTCGATTTTTTCTGCGGGCTGGCGGTCACCAGTCTCGGTCATGGAAATCCCCGCGTCGTACGCGCGATCAAGGAGCAGGCGGAAAAGCTCACGCACGTTTCCAACGTCTTTCACACCGAGCCGACCGCGCGATTGGTCGAGCGGCTGGCAAATCGTTTCGGCGAGGGAAAAGTTTTCCTGGGCAACTCGGGGGCCGAAGCCAACGAGGCCGCGATCAAACTTGCGCGGCGATGGGGCAGCAACGCCGGCGGCGGGCGCTTCGAGATTCTGGCGACGCTCGGATCGTTCCACGGACGCACGCTGGCCACGCTGAGCGCGACCGGCCAGGAGCGATACCATCAGGGCTTTCAACCGCTGATGCCCGGCTTCAGACTCGTGCCCTTCGACGATCTCGCGGCGCTCGATCGCGCCCGGCGCGACGAAACCGTCGGCGTGATGATCGAACCAATCCAGGGCGAGGGCGGCGTGGTCGTGCCGCGCGCGGATTACCTGAAGCGAATGCGCGACTGGTGCGATCGCAACAAGATGCTGCTGATCCTTGACGAGGTGCAAACTGGAGTCGGGCGCACCGGGCGATTTTTCGCGTACGAGCACGCCGGCATCAAACCCGACATCGTGACCCTGGCCAAGGCGCTCGGCGGTGGAATCCCGATCGGCGCGATGATTGCGCGGGCCGAGTTCGCGTCGAGCTTCACGCCGGGCAGCCACGGCAGCACGTTCGGCGGAAATCCGGTGGCGTGTGCGGCGGCGCTCGCCGTGATCGACGCGCTCGAGCAGGATGGCGTGCTGGACAACGCGTCGAGCGTCGGCGGCTATATGCTCGAGCGGCTCGGTAAATTTGCGCGCTCGTGCGATCGAATCGTGGAAGTTCGGGGACTCGGAATGATCATCGGGGTGGTGCTCAAGCACGACACGCGTCCGATCGTCGAGGAGTGCGTCAAGCAGCGGTTGCTGGTCAACGGCACCGCGGGCAACGTGCTGCGGCTGCTGCCGCCGCTGAACCTCACCCGCGAGGAAGCCGACGCCGGTCTTGCGATTATCGAAAATGCATTCAAGCGCGCGCCGATTCCGAAATGA